AAAAAAATCCTCATCAGAACCTTCTCCTTATGTTCTATCGAAGCGAGAATCTTCTACTCTTCTTCTAACGAAGGGAGCAAAAATCGGATCTGAAAGAGTGCATAAAAGCGCTAAAGATTCCAGAGTTCAAGCTCAAAATTCCCGTCGGGTATCCAAGCTGGAGTACATTGAGACATTAAAGGAAATCGATGAATTGAAATCCCGGGGAGATATTCAAACCATCACTTCCAAGTATGGACAATTCTTGCAGAAGATGAATCAGGATATTAGTAATAGTAATATAATTGTACCTGATGCATATTGCTCCGCAGGAGCTACCAGTACTTCGTTTGAAAAAATTAATAATGTTCAATTAGGAACTATTAATAATTCATCTTCTGCAACTGCAGGTTATGAGGATTTTACAGGAATAAGCACAACCGTAACACAAGGGGATGCTGTTTCCTTCAGCGTTTCCTACACCCCCTCATATACTGCAGACAGAGTTCTAATCTGGATTGACTATAATCAGAATGAAGATTTTACTGATGCTGGTGAACTAGTTGCACAATCAACTACTTCAGCGGGTGGAGGGTATACTTATTCAGGATCATTTAATATTCCTGCAGCGGCACCCACTGGAGCCACAAGGATCAGGATCAGATTACATGATTCTAGTATAGGCGCCAATAGTGCACCATGTGGAACTTCCACTTATGGTCAGGTTGAAGATTATACAATAAACATATTACCAAACCTGAATTGTGCTGGCACACCTGATCCGGGTAATACCCTTTCTTCTGTAGCCCAGGCTTGCTCAGGCGTTAATTTCGGATTGTCTCTTCAAAATCCGCAGGGTACTGGTACTACCTATCAGTGGCAGTATGGTCCGTCATCAACTGGTCCATGGACCAACTTTGGCGGAAGTACAGCTACTATAAATACTTCTCAAACCGTTGCTACTTATTACCAGTGTGTAGTTACCTGTACATTTAGTGGCCTTTCTGCAACATCTGCACCTGTTTTTGTAGATATGAATCCATTCCTGAACTGTTATTGTACTGCATCTGGTAACAGTACCTTCTTTGAAGATATTGGTCGTGTGCAGTTTGGTTCAATCGATAACTCATCAACAGGTACAGCAGGTTATGAGAACTTTACAAGCATATCTACAGATGCCCTCCAGGGGACCTATATGCCGATAACCATTACTGTAGGCGTTGATCCTTATCCAAATGACCAGGCAATAGCCTGGATTGACTATAACCAGAACGGCAGCTTTAGCGATCCGGGTGAGCAAATATTTATCTCACCATTGGGAGCAGGGCCTCATTCAGGGGTGGTCTTTATTCCTGAAGATGCTGTTCCCGGTACTACTCATATGAGAGTAAGGGTTCATGACGCGGCGTTTGGTCCTAACAGTACTCCATGTGGTACTTCAAGTTATGGCCAGGTAGAAGACTATTCAATAAATATTGTATTCAATCCGCCTTGTTCAGGTACACCTGATCCAGGCGCTTCTCAAGCTTCTGCTCCTACAGTTTGCAACGGTAATACGGTAGATCTTTCATTGGAGAATCCAGTAACAGGTACCGGTATAACTTACCAGTGGCAATCAGCAGCTTCATCAACAGGTCCATGGACTGATATACCAGGTGCTATATATGTGCCATACTCAGTGACTGTAACAGACACTACCTGGTATCAATGTGTGGTAACCTGTACCAACAGCAGCATGACAGTTATATCAACACCTGTAAAAGTGGGCTTAAATCCATTCCTGCAGTGTTATTGTACACCTCCGGTAGAGGATTGTACAGATGATGATGTTATTACAAGAGTAACGATCAGTACATTGGATAATGTGAGTGCATGTTCTCCAAACGGCTATGGCGATTATAAATCAACGCTACCTGTAACAACTCTCTATTCAGGAACATTGAACCCAATAAGTGTGGAAACACCGGGTATATGGCCTGATGGCGTAGCTGGCTGGATCGACTATAATCATAATGGTATTTATGAAGCTTCTGAAGCTACAAGGATCGGGGATAACCTTGCGGATCCTGTTGTACGGGGAGCATTTAATATACCAGCCGGAACACAAACTGGTGTTACGGGTATGAGAATAAGGTTGGCGTTCGGTTTCTATCCTGACGGTTTCTCCCCTTGTGAAGACATTACAGGCTTTGGTGAAACGGAAGAATATCTTGTAAATATACAGCCATGCGTACCGGTAGTTATCACGGGTCATCCTTCAAATGCCTCAGCTGTATGCGGCAACAGTGCCACATTTTCTGCAATGGCTGAAGGTTCGTATCCTAGTTATCAATGGCAGACCAGGACCGATCCAACAATTCCACATACTGTAACATTTACCAATAACACACCTCTTGCTGTACCAGATGGTGATCCTGCAGGTGTTTATAGCACAATTACAGTATCTGGCCTTCCTGCGGATGCAGTTATTTCCGATGTAAGTATAATGGTTAATATAGACCACACTTATGTTGGTGATATGGAGAACAATATCATTGCTCCTAACGGAGTTAGTCTGAACCTGATGGGAGAATTGGATAATGGTACGGGTTCTAATTCATCTGATAATTTTACCAATACCATTGTTAGTTCAACCGGAACTGTTCCTTTAAGTGGTGCACCGGCTCCACGTACGGGTACATTCAGGGCTGACAGACTCAGTGGATATGGACCTTCTGGTAATTACCAGACTTCAGCTAATGGTATGCCATGGTCTGATTTGTTTACCGATTTAAATGGTGACTGGAGATTAGGCTTATCAGATTGGTATAACGGGGATGTAGGCACATTAAATAACTGGTCAATAACGTTTACTTACACCTCATCTACTCCATGGGTAAACATAGTTGATGGTGGAGTATATAGTGGAGCAACAACTTCCACACTAACAGTTAACCCGGTAACACAGGATTATGATGGCAACGAATACAGGGTAATCGTAACTGGTGTATGTTCTGCTGAGGACTTTTCAAACACCGCTACTTTAACAGTTACTCCGATGATACCAGTTGTTGATCCTTCAAGTGCAACGATCTGTAATGGAGATATTCAAAGCCTGTCATTGACCAATTTCACTAATGTTGTTACATTAATAGACGAAGGGTTTGAAGATTTTGGCACTTCAGTTCCGGCTGGTTGGGTTGTTAAAAATAACAGCACTGTACCAACAGTTGGACTGGAAGGATGGGATCCTGCAACGCCAACGTATACAGGTATTCCGCCAGCAAACACTGGATCTAACTATGCAGCCTCATCATTCTTTGGAGATAATGGTGGCGGTGGTGGAGGAACCATGAGTATGTGGTTATTTACTCCGCAAATGACTATCAACAATGGTGATGTACTTAAGTTCTAT
The DNA window shown above is from Chitinophagales bacterium and carries:
- a CDS encoding choice-of-anchor J domain-containing protein; its protein translation is MNQDISNSNIIVPDAYCSAGATSTSFEKINNVQLGTINNSSSATAGYEDFTGISTTVTQGDAVSFSVSYTPSYTADRVLIWIDYNQNEDFTDAGELVAQSTTSAGGGYTYSGSFNIPAAAPTGATRIRIRLHDSSIGANSAPCGTSTYGQVEDYTINILPNLNCAGTPDPGNTLSSVAQACSGVNFGLSLQNPQGTGTTYQWQYGPSSTGPWTNFGGSTATINTSQTVATYYQCVVTCTFSGLSATSAPVFVDMNPFLNCYCTASGNSTFFEDIGRVQFGSIDNSSTGTAGYENFTSISTDALQGTYMPITITVGVDPYPNDQAIAWIDYNQNGSFSDPGEQIFISPLGAGPHSGVVFIPEDAVPGTTHMRVRVHDAAFGPNSTPCGTSSYGQVEDYSINIVFNPPCSGTPDPGASQASAPTVCNGNTVDLSLENPVTGTGITYQWQSAASSTGPWTDIPGAIYVPYSVTVTDTTWYQCVVTCTNSSMTVISTPVKVGLNPFLQCYCTPPVEDCTDDDVITRVTISTLDNVSACSPNGYGDYKSTLPVTTLYSGTLNPISVETPGIWPDGVAGWIDYNHNGIYEASEATRIGDNLADPVVRGAFNIPAGTQTGVTGMRIRLAFGFYPDGFSPCEDITGFGETEEYLVNIQPCVPVVITGHPSNASAVCGNSATFSAMAEGSYPSYQWQTRTDPTIPHTVTFTNNTPLAVPDGDPAGVYSTITVSGLPADAVISDVSIMVNIDHTYVGDMENNIIAPNGVSLNLMGELDNGTGSNSSDNFTNTIVSSTGTVPLSGAPAPRTGTFRADRLSGYGPSGNYQTSANGMPWSDLFTDLNGDWRLGLSDWYNGDVGTLNNWSITFTYTSSTPWVNIVDGGVYSGATTSTLTVNPVTQDYDGNEYRVIVTGVCSAEDFSNTATLTVTPMIPVVDPSSATICNGDIQSLSLTNFTNVVTLIDEGFEDFGTSVPAGWVVKNNSTVPTVGLEGWDPATPTYTGIPPANTGSNYAASSFFGDNGGGGGGTMSMWLFTPQMTINNGDVLKFYALALGDPTFPDRLQVRMSSNGASTDVGATPLSTGDFSTVLLDINPTYQGGVFLNAWVEYTVTVSGLSGPVDGRIAFRHFIEDDDINGYFVGLDDVRYIAAPTVAQGTWTGPAGTMWTDAAATVAYTGTPATTIYVN